The DNA window CGCCGgtctgtgtctgagagcagaGAGGTGTTGTGCTTCCGCAGGGCACTGAGGACGAGTGCGTCTCCGTCCTCGTCTTCGTCGTCATTGAATTTCTCGACGACCTTGGCTTTGGTCGCTTCGTCCCCATCGTCCTCTGGATCCACGAATTTAGGCAAAGGATTCAGCAGCTCCTCGAGCTCCTGAGAAAACGAGGCTGCCATCGGGAAACGTTTTCAACAACCACACGTGGGTCGTATCAGGCACTGCTCCATAGAGTGGTGGGTGATGACGTCAATAAAAGGCGACGAACATTTTGGTCACTAAGCTCCCGGGTTTGTCTTAAGGCAGAACCTTTATTCAGCGTGCATATAAACTCGTGATAAATCCTGTTAATTACcatatcaaattaaaacaaatacaaccatTAGATAAAGATGTAATGGTACTGACTCTACTAACTCAACTGATAGGTAATGAATAACAGTGAGTTACAGATATGAAGGTATACTTGGAactgaaatgtataaaataagaaaacagcaTCAACAGATTGATAACAAAAACTCAGACACAAGGGGAAAAAGTGGCAAAATTCTTTTAAAAGTCATACAATTTTTATGCTATACCTCCTTTGACTAACTTGATCAACGAAGGATTTCAAGTACGACTTTCATTTATTGAAGTAACCACTAAATTGGGGAGATAATTTTGAAAACTAGTATTGTGAACGAAAAATAACCCAAACCATTGACATTGAATCACATTACAACATAGATCATTACTTCcttttttcaaaatcagacCAACTGTTTTATAGCTTCTAGAGAGGAATGATTTATATGTTATCCACTTGTGAGCAGCTGGCCCCTATGGCTGGACCAAACTCCTGAAAGACAGTTCTCGGGGCTTGAACAATTCTACTTCCGGTAGTGACGCTTAACGCATGCGTAGTTGTGTTTCGGTGCTCCGGACTGCTCCTGCTCGCAGAGTTTTGTTCCGCAGTCTTCTCCTGAAAGAGCACTTTCTCGAGGGTAAACATGTCGACGAGCGACTTCTATTTGCGGTATTATGTTGGTCACAAGGGAAAGTTCGGACACGAGTTCCTGGAGTTTGAATTCAGACCTGACGGTGAGTAAAATTTGGCGGTAATACAGACGTGTTAGCTCTCCTACCTCCAAGCTAACGTGGCTAGCCGCTGTGTAGGCCGCAGCTCACTCACAACCACTTGCTAGCACCAGTTTCTCCTTGAAGTTACCATTGTATGAGAAATGATATTAGTTTACGTCTAGACTGAATGTATTCCTAACACGTGTGTAATTTAAAGTTAGTTTTGCTTTAAGTAATATCCAGTGGACATAGTAGCGCCACGCGGCCTCAAGAGGAGGCAGCGAACTCGTGCGTGTTGTGGAAGTGGTCCATTGATTCAAATCTCTGCTTTAATCTCACCATGTTCCTGCAGGTAAACTGAGATATGCCAACAACAGCAACTACAAGAATGACGTCATGATCAGGAAAGAGGTAATCTATGATTAGCAAGCGTCTTTGTTTTGGAGTAAACAGCAACCAAGCATATTACAAACCCTTTAGTGCGGTTTTTTTGGGTATGAATGGTAAAAATGTCTGCTGCCATAATAAAACGGTGCTTTCATCATCATGCTACTCTGTGACTGAATTATGTGACATCAATTATGCGTTCATGCAGCATTGTATATAATTCATGGGTGGATTCACAGTAGACTGTGGTGCCAGTAAAGAGGGTCATTGTTTCTcagtcaaaatgtgtttttcacaaGCACAGTCAAAGTATGTTATTGTACATATTATCAACGTGTAACTATCCTGTACATATATTGCTCAGCTCTAAATGTTCTCATCTCCCCTCTGTACCAACCCAGGCATATGTACACAAAAGTgtgatggaggagctgaagaggatCATTGACGACAGTGAGATCACCAAGGAAGACGATGCATTGTGGCCGCCTCCTGATAGAGTTGGCAGACAGGTTTGTGACTCCACTCACCATAGATAGTTGGATACACTTTATTGTCTACCCCTGAGTTACAGAGATTCTCCTTTTGACAGGGCTcaacaatacaaaaataattaaaatttgaagacacactgtacatatttaaaaacagagcTTGACAATACAACCAatgtacatttaaaacatatagCACACATCATAACCAAATTCCAGAGCCGGCTAATTAAAAAGGACAACTGACAAAACAGGTTAAAATGCAGTGtccattttaaatgttcagGGTGGTTATTGCATTGAGATGTCTTGTAGATGTTTCTCTGGGAGTTGGTATCGTCTGCCTGAGGCAGTAACTGGGGAGATGGGTGAAGGGACTAAGATGGCTCCTCTCTGATCAGGGTGGATTTCCTTTATTTTGCTGGCCTGATAAGTTATGTGGGAGAGATATACTGTGTGTTTGGTGGTGAAGGCATTGTACAGCTGTCTTTGCCAGTTCCCatgtatttaaaagaaaatttgTCACAAATGACCAAATAATTTTTCATGGATCTCTCCAGCTTATTGTTTTGATAGTTCTGAATGGTAACTTTACACTGGGCGCACTGCACCTAAAATATAACACCAGTCGAATTTCGTAGCTttttttgaatacattttttgcaATAGTCAGTGTATTTGTTCTCAAAACAATTGTCTTCATGGGGATCACATTATGATCTGATATCATTGAAATTGTGTTAGAAATGTTGATACCTAAAAGGGATAGTTACTTACActtcagacaaaataaaacagaagaaacataacaagcctccatactgcttgtgtggtgtcatcaaagtgtccacaagccccggCATTCAAATTCTACCCGAAAcagcgtcatttacaccatgctTTAAAGCCTAATTGTCCACTGATATATTTCTACTAGGTGCATTCAAGGACCCTCAGACACCATCATGTAGCTACTTCTGCTAGCTTCGCCACTTCCAGTGGAATTTTaagctaaaaacatggtgtcaaTTAACTAGATTTGagatgaatatgaatgtcagggcttgcagACAGACAcctggatgacaccacacaagcagtatggaggcatgttatgttttttctattttattatgtttgaaGTGTA is part of the Limanda limanda chromosome 9, fLimLim1.1, whole genome shotgun sequence genome and encodes:
- the magoh gene encoding protein mago nashi homolog gives rise to the protein MSTSDFYLRYYVGHKGKFGHEFLEFEFRPDGKLRYANNSNYKNDVMIRKEAYVHKSVMEELKRIIDDSEITKEDDALWPPPDRVGRQELEIVIGDEHISFTTSKIGSLIDVNQSKDPEGLRVFYYLVQDLKCLVFSLIGLHFKIKPI